A stretch of the Streptomyces venezuelae genome encodes the following:
- a CDS encoding isopenicillin N synthase family dioxygenase — MPSAHTPVSSRSSLPVLDLSRADDPALRAAFREELHAAARDTGFLHLTGHGVSAAETARILDLTRQFFALPEADRLSVSNLNSPHFRGYTRIGHEVTGGASDWRDQLDVGAERPAPDPKPGDPAYLWLEGPNQWPAALPELRPVVLAWQERLAAVAHRLLRELLASIGAPEDFFDAAFADRPHLHTKLIRYPGADPTGAGQGVGAHKDYGFLTLLLQDSVGGLQVVKDGGYLDVPPMEGAFVVNLGELLEIATEGYLKATDHRVVSPPGAVERYSVPFFYNPRLDTVVETVPGAYLKDAPGLSHDAANPLYREYGRNELKGFARAHPAVARRWHPALASA; from the coding sequence ATGCCGTCCGCGCATACCCCTGTCTCCTCCCGCTCCTCCCTCCCGGTCCTGGACCTCTCCCGGGCCGACGATCCCGCCCTGCGCGCCGCGTTCCGCGAGGAACTGCACGCGGCGGCCCGGGACACCGGCTTCCTGCACCTGACCGGGCATGGTGTCAGTGCCGCCGAAACCGCCCGCATCCTCGATCTGACCAGGCAGTTCTTCGCCCTTCCGGAGGCGGACCGGCTGTCGGTGAGCAATCTGAACTCGCCGCACTTCCGCGGGTACACCCGGATCGGCCACGAGGTGACCGGCGGGGCCTCCGACTGGCGCGACCAGCTGGACGTGGGGGCGGAGCGGCCGGCGCCGGACCCGAAGCCGGGGGACCCGGCGTACCTGTGGCTGGAGGGCCCCAACCAGTGGCCGGCCGCGCTGCCGGAACTGCGGCCGGTGGTGCTGGCCTGGCAGGAGCGGCTGGCCGCGGTCGCCCACCGGCTGCTCAGGGAGCTCCTGGCCTCGATCGGCGCCCCCGAGGACTTCTTCGACGCGGCCTTCGCGGACCGGCCGCATTTGCACACGAAGCTGATCCGCTATCCCGGGGCGGACCCGACGGGCGCCGGGCAGGGCGTGGGCGCGCACAAGGACTACGGCTTCCTGACGCTGCTGCTCCAGGACTCGGTGGGCGGGCTGCAGGTGGTGAAGGACGGCGGCTACCTGGACGTGCCGCCGATGGAGGGCGCGTTCGTGGTCAACCTGGGCGAGCTGCTGGAGATCGCGACCGAGGGGTACCTGAAGGCCACGGACCACCGGGTGGTGAGCCCACCGGGGGCGGTGGAGCGGTACTCCGTGCCGTTCTTCTACAACCCGCGGCTGGACACGGTGGTGGAGACGGTCCCCGGCGCCTACCTGAAGGACGCGCCGGGGCTGTCGCACGACGCGGCGAACCCGTTGTACCGGGAGTACGGCCGCAACGAACTGAAGGGCTTCGCCCGCGCCCACCCGGCGGTGGCCCGCCGCTGGCACCCGGCCCTCGCCTCGGCGTAG